In the genome of Kitasatospora cathayae, one region contains:
- a CDS encoding Rossmann-fold NAD(P)-binding domain-containing protein: protein MGGEPAMAAAGSEKPQLPAALRAELGPRDVRVSAIAPGLTDTELGGHIDNPVLREQLGGMFAAIPALHAEDVADLIAYTVSRPGRSTRATRWCCRPGRPDLRA from the coding sequence TTGGGCGGCGAACCCGCCATGGCGGCGGCGGGTTCGGAGAAACCCCAGCTGCCCGCCGCCCTGCGCGCCGAACTCGGCCCGCGCGACGTCCGGGTCAGCGCGATCGCGCCCGGCCTGACCGACACCGAACTCGGCGGACACATCGACAACCCGGTGCTGCGGGAGCAACTCGGCGGCATGTTCGCCGCCATCCCGGCGCTCCACGCGGAGGACGTCGCCGACCTGATCGCCTACACCGTCAGCCGCCCCGGCAGGTCAACCCGCGCCACCAGGTGGTGCTGCCGACCCGGCAGACCTGACCTTCGGGCCTGA
- a CDS encoding UBP-type zinc finger domain-containing protein, with protein sequence MSACEDLAMAPRDIEPLPPTDGCADCLAQGRRDWVHLRICLDCGHIGCCDNSPQRHATAHFHNSSHPVIRSYEPGEDWRWCFVHEVMG encoded by the coding sequence ATGAGCGCCTGCGAAGACCTCGCCATGGCCCCCCGGGACATCGAGCCCCTCCCGCCCACCGACGGCTGCGCCGACTGCCTGGCCCAGGGCCGTCGGGACTGGGTGCACCTGCGGATCTGCCTGGACTGCGGCCACATCGGCTGCTGCGACAACTCGCCGCAGCGGCACGCCACCGCGCACTTCCACAACTCCTCCCACCCGGTGATCCGCTCGTACGAGCCGGGGGAGGACTGGCGTTGGTGCTTCGTCCACGAGGTCATGGGCTGA
- a CDS encoding MmyB family transcriptional regulator, protein MAGSPPNQARDAFLDPAARDFHPQWEAVVAEPVAQLRRDAGPHPDDPALAALVGELSLCSEEFRRLWADHLVREKTSGVKLLRHPLVGGLEFGYEILTVNGVPDQMLVVYTAPPDSPTAQKPALLASWTAPDAAPATSPGPAGAGTAAPGAAEPGTPPTPGGVLKRRPGPGRHSLRP, encoded by the coding sequence ATGGCGGGTTCGCCGCCCAACCAGGCCCGGGACGCCTTCCTCGACCCCGCCGCCCGCGACTTCCACCCCCAGTGGGAGGCGGTCGTCGCGGAGCCCGTCGCCCAGCTGCGCCGGGACGCCGGACCGCACCCCGACGACCCGGCCCTGGCCGCCCTGGTCGGCGAACTGTCGCTGTGCAGCGAGGAGTTCCGCCGGCTCTGGGCGGACCACCTGGTGCGGGAGAAGACCAGCGGCGTGAAGCTGCTCCGGCACCCGCTGGTCGGCGGGCTCGAGTTCGGCTACGAGATCCTGACCGTCAACGGCGTGCCGGACCAGATGCTGGTCGTCTACACCGCCCCACCGGACTCGCCCACCGCCCAGAAGCCGGCCCTGCTGGCCAGTTGGACGGCCCCGGATGCCGCGCCCGCCACCTCGCCGGGCCCGGCCGGGGCCGGTACGGCGGCACCCGGGGCGGCGGAGCCCGGCACGCCACCCACTCCCGGGGGCGTCCTGAAGCGGCGGCCCGGCCCCGGCCGTCATAGCCTTCGACCATGA